The DNA region AATACAACCACCTTCTTTGACGAGACATCCCTTTGCTGTTTCGAGGGCATCGGCGATCGCCCGATTCTCACCGTTGTCGCGGACATAATACATATTGCCGAAACGAGTTTGGAGCTCGATCCAGAAAGTGCGAGGCATCAATTCATATACCTCATCACCAATACTGAAAGCTAATAAATTACCGCCGCGACCATCAGCTACTAACAAAACACTCTTGTCATCTAGTCCCCAATATTCCTTTACGGCTCGGCCTGGCGATTTCTCAAATTGTGTCAGAACACGCACTTTCCAGCCGGTATCTTTCTCAAACTTGAGGAGATCATCAACTAGATTTTCTTCTTGTAATTTGGGCAAGAAGTTTGCTAAGTCAACAACAGGCGTTTGATAGTCTGGCAACAACTCAGGATTATTAACAGCTTCGGCAGGGGAGGCGATCGCCCAAACCATGACCGCAAAGCAAATAGCAAGTAGACTACGGAGCCATTTACGGGGAAAAAGAAGATTCATAGGGGATTGATTAATATCGTTTAGTCAGCGGCTTTAACCATCCAATTATGAAAATCGATGGTCACTTTATTACGGTTTATTACTTTGTCTTAAGTATTTTAAGGTTTTTCTCGCAATTTTTCGAGGAAATCCTGCTACTCATCTTCTCAGATAATGTTTTGTCGCGCTTAGACAGATTTGCAGCAGCCACTCAAATTTTGTAGGGAACGAACCGCTTTATGGTCGGCAGCACCAGAATATTGCAAGGTGATATTCTTGATTGTTGTGATTGGGATAACGCCCACGACGCTGTTGCTATAGGCGATCGCCTCAAATGTTTTGAGCAAGCCAATAGTCCAATGTGCCTCGGAAACAGATTGTTCGCTGCGTTGGAGCTGTTGGATGAGGTGCGAGCGCATTACTCCCGGCAAAATCCCTTGGGTTGGTGGCGTATGCCATTGCTTGCCGTCGAAGCCCCAAAGATTACCTGTGGTTGTTTCGAGCCAATGCCCCTGAGTATCGATCAAAATAGCTTCTCCTGACCCTGCGGCGATCGCCCGTTGTCTGGCCTGCCAAGCCCCCATATAGTTGCCCGTTTTAAAATCGGCCATCGGTCGTCGATAAATCGATTCTGTTGCGACCCAAGCCGTAATGCCAGACTGTTGCTTTTTCGCTAATTGAGCCGGGAGCTGCCGCCCAATAATTAATTCTCGTCCATCACTAAAAAGGGTCACACGCAATACTGGATAATCTTCAGCAATCCGTGCGGCACCAATTTCGATATTCTGCCAATTGGGTTCTGACCATTGCAGTTTTTTTATGGTGTATCGGAGGCGATCGCCATGAGCTTGCCAATGGGAATCAGGGTGTTCTAAATCTTGTTTAAAGACTCGCAGTGTTGTGAAAATTGTTGCCCCATACAAAAAACTCGGATCGGTTACCGACAGAGTTATCTCTGCGTGGTTGTACCAATCGCCTGCAAACCAATAGCCCATATCATCTAGCTTTTTTGTTTGAGCATTGTTTGGGATTTAACGCGCCGTAGTAGCCAATCAAAACGTGTCGAAGCTAATTCAAAATTTTCAAGGGCACTATCGGGCAGCTCATCGACACTAATGCTCTGATTGAAGACAAAATCTT from [Leptolyngbya] sp. PCC 7376 includes:
- a CDS encoding TPM domain-containing protein → MNLLFPRKWLRSLLAICFAVMVWAIASPAEAVNNPELLPDYQTPVVDLANFLPKLQEENLVDDLLKFEKDTGWKVRVLTQFEKSPGRAVKEYWGLDDKSVLLVADGRGGNLLAFSIGDEVYELMPRTFWIELQTRFGNMYYVRDNGENRAIADALETAKGCLVKEGGCIVVPGLPREQWILTLVSSVLGGVICGFAAVPRKEDQVFAWQWALILSPLWGILFLAFGVGPVVTRTSEWLPLFRNVMGFLMGGLAAFIAPMFNQATPSESES
- a CDS encoding aminotransferase class IV; translation: MGYWFAGDWYNHAEITLSVTDPSFLYGATIFTTLRVFKQDLEHPDSHWQAHGDRLRYTIKKLQWSEPNWQNIEIGAARIAEDYPVLRVTLFSDGRELIIGRQLPAQLAKKQQSGITAWVATESIYRRPMADFKTGNYMGAWQARQRAIAAGSGEAILIDTQGHWLETTTGNLWGFDGKQWHTPPTQGILPGVMRSHLIQQLQRSEQSVSEAHWTIGLLKTFEAIAYSNSVVGVIPITTIKNITLQYSGAADHKAVRSLQNLSGCCKSV